A single genomic interval of Thermodesulfobacteriota bacterium harbors:
- the glgB gene encoding 1,4-alpha-glucan branching protein GlgB yields the protein MENVRYDVSLITEHDTYLFKEGNHFLLYDKLGSHATTIGDVKGAYFAVWAPNAHKVSVVGDFNGWVPETHPLRSRDDSSGVWEGFIPGIGQGALYKYHIVSNYNNYTVDKGDPYAFLWEAPPRTASVVWDLGYGWNDGEWMKNRRHHNRLDAPFSIYEVHLGSWRRVPEEGNRFLTYREMAHYLADYTKEMGFTHVELLPVMEHPFYGSWGYQTLGYFAPTSRYGTPQDFMYFIDHLHQNGIGIILDWVPSHFPNDEYGLIYFDGTHLYEHEDLRKGFHPDWKSAIFNYGRNEVRNFLISSALFWLDKYHIDGLRVDAVASMLYLDYARTGGDWIPNEYGGNENIEAINFIRRFNEVVYENYPDVQTMAEESTAWPMVSRPPYVGGLGFGMKWNMGWMHDTLDYFSNDPVFRKYHHNQLTFSIWYAFTENFVLPLSHDEVVHGKGALSGKMPGDEWQRSANLRLLFGYMYGHPGKKLLFMGDEFGQCREWVHEESLEWHVLEYPAHHGVHRWLRDLNHFYRNEPAMYELDFEAEGFEWIDSYDWEQSSISFIRKGKNTDDIILVVCNFTPIPRENYRVGVPRGGHWREVLNSDAHIYWGSNWGNSGGVEAASVPAHGRPYSLSLRLPPLGVLFFKSEGHRR from the coding sequence ATGGAGAACGTACGATATGATGTAAGCCTTATTACAGAACATGATACATATCTTTTTAAAGAAGGAAATCATTTTCTACTCTATGACAAACTGGGGTCGCATGCAACGACAATAGGTGATGTGAAGGGCGCCTACTTTGCCGTCTGGGCGCCGAATGCACATAAGGTGTCTGTAGTGGGCGATTTCAACGGATGGGTTCCGGAGACCCATCCTTTAAGGTCAAGAGACGACAGCTCCGGTGTCTGGGAAGGCTTTATCCCCGGTATTGGCCAGGGTGCGCTCTATAAGTACCACATCGTCTCGAATTACAATAACTATACGGTGGATAAGGGAGATCCCTATGCCTTTCTATGGGAGGCTCCTCCGAGAACGGCCAGCGTGGTGTGGGACCTGGGATATGGGTGGAACGACGGGGAATGGATGAAAAACCGGCGCCATCACAACAGGCTAGACGCCCCTTTTTCCATCTACGAGGTTCACCTCGGATCATGGCGCCGGGTGCCGGAAGAGGGCAACCGGTTTCTCACCTACCGGGAAATGGCACACTACCTGGCGGATTATACAAAAGAGATGGGTTTTACCCATGTGGAATTATTGCCGGTCATGGAACATCCCTTCTACGGCTCCTGGGGGTATCAGACCTTGGGATATTTTGCCCCTACCAGCCGGTATGGGACTCCCCAGGATTTTATGTACTTCATTGACCATCTCCATCAAAATGGAATCGGCATTATCCTGGATTGGGTGCCTTCCCATTTTCCGAATGACGAGTACGGGCTGATCTATTTTGACGGCACGCACCTTTATGAACATGAAGACCTCAGGAAGGGATTTCATCCCGATTGGAAAAGCGCCATTTTTAACTATGGGCGAAACGAGGTGAGAAATTTCCTTATCAGCAGCGCCCTCTTCTGGCTTGACAAATACCATATTGATGGTCTTCGGGTGGATGCCGTGGCCTCCATGCTCTATCTGGACTATGCGAGAACGGGTGGAGATTGGATACCAAATGAGTATGGAGGGAACGAGAATATAGAAGCAATAAACTTTATAAGAAGATTTAACGAGGTGGTTTACGAAAATTATCCCGACGTTCAGACCATGGCGGAAGAGTCAACCGCCTGGCCTATGGTTTCACGGCCGCCGTACGTGGGGGGCCTCGGATTCGGCATGAAGTGGAACATGGGCTGGATGCACGATACCCTGGATTATTTTTCCAACGACCCTGTCTTTAGAAAGTATCATCACAACCAGCTTACCTTCAGCATCTGGTACGCCTTTACAGAAAATTTCGTCCTTCCCCTTTCGCACGATGAGGTGGTTCATGGAAAAGGCGCGCTGTCCGGAAAGATGCCCGGGGATGAGTGGCAGAGGTCTGCCAATCTCAGGCTTTTATTTGGATATATGTACGGTCACCCTGGAAAGAAGCTGCTCTTTATGGGCGATGAATTCGGGCAGTGCAGGGAGTGGGTCCACGAAGAGAGTCTGGAATGGCATGTCCTTGAGTATCCCGCTCATCATGGGGTGCACAGGTGGCTCAGGGATCTGAACCACTTTTACCGAAACGAGCCGGCCATGTATGAACTGGATTTTGAGGCAGAGGGTTTTGAGTGGATAGACTCCTATGATTGGGAGCAAAGCAGTATAAGCTTTATAAGAAAAGGCAAAAATACGGACGATATAATTCTGGTGGTCTGTAACTTTACTCCGATTCCCAGAGAGAACTACCGGGTCGGAGTCCCACGGGGAGGCCACTGGCGAGAGGTCTTAAACAGCGATGCCCATATATACTGGGGAAGCAATTGGGGAAATTCCGGGGGCGTTGAAGCAGCCTCGGTTCCGGCGCACGGGAGACCCTATTCTCTGTCCCTGCGGCTGCCTCCGTTGGGTGTTCTCTTTTTTAAAAGTGAGGGGCATAGGAGATAA
- the malQ gene encoding 4-alpha-glucanotransferase, with translation MKRRGSGILLHITSLPSSYGIGDLGPSAYQFVDFLSETRQGFWQILPLKPTSTAHGNSPYSSFSAFAGNTLLISPERLVEEGLLSKRDVEDCPPFSNEMVIYEAVTEYKTELFRAAYGNFKKRRQKDCDFEEFCNENRYWLDDYALFVTLKESFSGAVWGEWPEDIRDRKGEIDNELKGKLKDKIEMEKFLQYVFYKQWHSLRAYCNSRDIQIIGDIPIYVNYDSADVWANPRIFKLGENKRPVFVSGVPPDYFSSTGQLWGNPVYNWEALKKTGYDWWIRLIEHNLKLFNIIRLDHFRGLVAYWEVPAGEETAINGRWVEVPVRDFFDKLLKHFLSLPVIAEDLGIITPDVKEIMELYGFPGMKILLFAFGDNLATNPYVPHNHVKNCVVYTGTHDNNTAKGWFRKEARPEDKQRLFQYLGREVSEETIHQELTRMAMMSVADLVIIPMQDILGLGGEARMNTPSTANGNWEWRLLPGQLTPSLAASFSELTHIYGRA, from the coding sequence ATGAAGAGGCGAGGAAGCGGCATATTGCTCCACATCACATCCCTGCCTTCATCTTACGGTATAGGAGATTTAGGCCCATCGGCGTACCAGTTTGTAGATTTTCTTTCTGAAACCAGACAGGGCTTCTGGCAGATACTCCCCTTAAAGCCTACCAGTACGGCGCACGGCAATTCTCCCTACAGCAGCTTTTCTGCCTTTGCCGGGAATACACTCCTTATCAGTCCTGAGCGCCTGGTAGAGGAAGGCCTTCTCTCAAAAAGGGATGTCGAAGACTGCCCTCCGTTCTCTAATGAAATGGTTATCTACGAGGCCGTGACCGAGTACAAGACAGAACTTTTTCGCGCCGCCTATGGCAACTTTAAAAAAAGAAGGCAAAAAGATTGCGACTTTGAAGAGTTTTGTAATGAGAATCGCTACTGGCTTGATGATTATGCCCTGTTTGTGACTCTAAAGGAAAGTTTCAGCGGGGCCGTTTGGGGCGAATGGCCGGAGGATATCAGAGATAGAAAAGGGGAGATAGATAACGAGTTAAAGGGCAAGCTTAAAGACAAAATTGAGATGGAGAAGTTCCTTCAGTATGTATTTTACAAACAGTGGCATTCATTAAGGGCTTACTGTAATAGCAGAGACATCCAGATAATAGGAGACATTCCTATCTATGTGAATTACGACAGCGCGGACGTATGGGCCAATCCCCGGATATTCAAATTGGGCGAAAACAAAAGGCCTGTGTTTGTGTCTGGAGTCCCGCCGGATTATTTCAGTAGCACAGGCCAGTTGTGGGGTAATCCGGTTTATAATTGGGAAGCCCTGAAGAAAACCGGCTACGATTGGTGGATAAGGCTTATAGAACACAACCTGAAACTCTTTAATATAATCAGGCTCGACCATTTCAGGGGGCTTGTGGCCTATTGGGAGGTCCCGGCAGGTGAAGAGACGGCTATAAATGGAAGATGGGTAGAAGTCCCGGTTCGGGACTTTTTCGATAAGCTTTTGAAACATTTTCTCTCCCTTCCCGTTATTGCCGAAGACCTGGGTATTATAACCCCGGATGTAAAGGAGATTATGGAACTGTATGGGTTTCCGGGGATGAAGATACTCCTCTTTGCCTTTGGCGACAACCTGGCGACGAATCCCTATGTGCCGCACAATCACGTAAAAAATTGTGTGGTATATACAGGAACGCATGACAATAACACGGCTAAGGGATGGTTCAGGAAAGAGGCCAGACCTGAAGACAAGCAGAGGCTTTTTCAATACCTCGGGCGGGAGGTCTCAGAGGAGACGATTCACCAGGAACTCACAAGGATGGCCATGATGTCCGTGGCCGATCTGGTTATCATCCCCATGCAGGACATCCTTGGCCTGGGGGGAGAGGCCCGGATGAATACCCCATCTACAGCTAACGGGAACTGGGAATGGAGGCTGTTGCCGGGACAATTAACGCCTTCTCTGGCTGCCAGCTTTTCAGAGCTTACCCATATTTATGGACGGGCATAA
- a CDS encoding DUF86 domain-containing protein codes for MNDIVINKIQSIQRCIERAREEYMKNPEGFDDDYSRQDAAVLNILRACEQALDLANHIIKAHKMGIPTSSAESFDLLRKKSVIDSTLTEKLKKMVHFRNVVIHQYQRMDIEIVKSVIKSDLDNLVAFTERIMEFGDGNPS; via the coding sequence ATGAATGACATTGTGATTAATAAAATACAAAGCATTCAACGCTGCATAGAACGCGCAAGAGAGGAGTATATGAAAAATCCGGAAGGATTTGATGATGATTACTCCCGGCAGGATGCCGCTGTCTTAAATATCCTTCGGGCATGCGAACAGGCGCTCGACCTGGCAAATCATATTATTAAAGCGCACAAAATGGGAATTCCAACTTCCAGCGCCGAGAGTTTTGACCTCCTGCGGAAGAAATCCGTCATCGACAGCACTCTTACAGAAAAATTAAAGAAAATGGTCCACTTTCGAAATGTCGTCATTCATCAGTATCAAAGGATGGATATAGAGATTGTTAAATCCGTCATAAAAAGCGATCTTGATAATCTTGTTGCTTTCACGGAAAGAATCATGGAGTTTGGCGATGGCAATCCATCCTGA
- a CDS encoding nucleotidyltransferase domain-containing protein, whose amino-acid sequence MNARDVIIKASLKYYPDLQAIYLFGTYGTDEEWPDSDVDIALLLPWKKSKEAGSLMMSDLRFELESLLNKDVDLINLREVSTVLQKEVIVAGRRIYCADEYATDEFEMLVLSYYQKLSEERRDILQSFFETRRAFNV is encoded by the coding sequence ATGAACGCAAGGGATGTCATTATTAAGGCCTCTCTTAAGTATTATCCCGATTTACAGGCCATTTATCTTTTCGGCACATACGGCACGGATGAGGAATGGCCGGACAGTGATGTCGATATTGCGCTGCTTTTGCCATGGAAAAAGTCAAAAGAGGCAGGCTCTCTAATGATGAGCGACTTACGTTTTGAACTGGAATCTTTGTTGAATAAGGATGTAGATTTGATCAATTTACGAGAGGTTTCCACTGTCCTCCAGAAGGAAGTTATCGTTGCCGGTCGCCGAATTTATTGTGCCGATGAATATGCCACAGATGAATTCGAAATGCTCGTCCTTTCTTATTACCAGAAATTAAGCGAGGAACGCAGGGATATTTTACAGTCATTCTTTGAGACCAGGAGGGCTTTTAATGTATGA
- a CDS encoding DEAD/DEAH box helicase family protein has protein sequence MAVSLNTGTRDVPLRFARELTSIVNQEWEGGGFLAKATPVTQDLLRFWFNDSFCDARSINFHAGQREAILNTIYLHEILKTDSVFDMYTSVNDEITAEMDIAYLNRDRFSHPKYCLKMATGTGKTWVLNALLIWQYLNARFEDVPGGRYSKRFLIVAPGLIVYERLLDAYLGKEEQSGERNFHTSDFKRYEELFIPPAYKEILFGFIQTNVVKKDEIGRKVTGDGMIAITNWHLLTGEDEEEDIDVSPLENPSAAVRELLPVTPGTSAGHSLEALDNQYLSGGEIEYLAGLDNLVVFNDEAHHIHETKKAGIVSDVEWQKSLNRLAEGKGSRFVQIDFSATPYDVTGSGQKRTKHYFPHIIVDFDLKTAIHKGLVKTIALDKRKEIATMELDFKAVRDGNKVVGLSDGQKLMLRAGLQKSKILEQQFVDLTKDKVGVSDKYPKMLVICEDTKVSPHVVDFLIDSEGLSAEDVVQIDSDRKGSIPPKEWQDVKQRLFNMDKHERPKVVVSVLMLREGFDVSNICVIVPLRSTQSPILLEQIIGRGLRLMWREPDYQDIKNENRVRLLQKKQEPSNYLDILSIVEHPAFIEFYDDLVEEGLIGESRELPGSRESVLGDIIRVGLKENYKDYDLYWPIIVQDKEEILQVMDPSVAYFAEFDWYTLEQLKKMAPKNGEAFFSEEVTVKTRFGDYKVTADLFTAKSYNEFLAKIVKVVTSSLVKVSQRTTKDYPVMQINNVALVRAIDEFIRTRLFKQPFDPFVDNNWRVLLLSKTGITEHIIKEVSQTIYDMQNNIQVEEAVVLKKYFSEVEELKMRGNFSLPVAKTIYERLPYPSNKGELEKNFILYCDSDSGVDRFLKINENQHHFAHFNYIRTDGMLSSYYPDFIVKTGPDMYLVETKAQKDVQDLNVKQKELGALDRLRKINELKPEDRMESEWKYAILGDTTFYSMRDRGASVKEILEFSKLTRERIRGTLF, from the coding sequence ATGGCAGTCTCACTTAACACAGGCACCAGAGACGTCCCTTTAAGATTCGCAAGAGAGCTGACCTCTATAGTCAACCAGGAATGGGAAGGCGGCGGCTTCTTGGCAAAGGCAACGCCTGTGACTCAGGACCTCCTCAGGTTCTGGTTTAATGATTCCTTTTGCGATGCGAGGAGTATAAACTTCCACGCTGGGCAGAGAGAGGCGATCCTTAATACCATCTATCTCCATGAAATCCTGAAGACCGACTCCGTATTTGATATGTACACCTCTGTAAATGATGAAATTACCGCAGAGATGGATATCGCATATCTGAACAGGGACAGGTTCAGCCATCCCAAATATTGCCTTAAAATGGCCACAGGAACGGGGAAGACGTGGGTCTTGAACGCCCTTCTTATCTGGCAGTATCTGAATGCGAGGTTTGAAGATGTTCCGGGTGGACGTTACTCCAAACGCTTCCTGATCGTTGCCCCCGGACTCATCGTGTACGAACGTCTCTTGGATGCCTATCTCGGCAAGGAAGAACAGAGCGGGGAAAGGAACTTTCATACCTCCGACTTTAAGAGGTATGAGGAGCTTTTCATCCCGCCTGCTTACAAGGAAATACTGTTTGGATTTATACAGACCAATGTGGTCAAGAAGGATGAGATAGGCCGGAAGGTGACTGGTGACGGGATGATTGCCATCACCAACTGGCACCTCCTGACAGGGGAGGATGAGGAAGAGGATATTGATGTCTCTCCGTTGGAGAACCCTTCAGCGGCTGTCAGGGAACTACTCCCTGTCACGCCCGGGACCTCAGCCGGTCATTCTCTGGAGGCACTTGATAATCAATACCTGAGCGGTGGAGAGATAGAGTATCTGGCTGGACTTGATAATTTGGTGGTCTTCAACGACGAGGCCCACCATATACATGAAACCAAGAAGGCAGGAATTGTATCAGATGTAGAGTGGCAGAAGTCACTGAACAGGCTTGCCGAGGGGAAAGGAAGCCGTTTTGTGCAGATAGATTTTTCCGCAACTCCTTATGATGTGACAGGAAGCGGACAGAAGAGGACCAAACACTATTTTCCGCACATTATAGTTGATTTTGACCTTAAGACCGCCATCCACAAGGGCCTGGTCAAGACGATCGCCCTTGATAAGCGCAAGGAAATTGCAACAATGGAGCTGGACTTCAAGGCCGTGCGTGACGGGAACAAGGTGGTAGGTCTTTCTGATGGTCAGAAGCTTATGCTCAGGGCCGGACTCCAGAAATCGAAGATACTTGAGCAGCAGTTTGTTGATCTGACAAAAGACAAGGTCGGTGTATCTGACAAATATCCCAAGATGCTGGTTATATGCGAAGACACTAAAGTGTCCCCCCATGTTGTGGATTTTCTGATCGACAGCGAGGGGTTGAGCGCCGAAGACGTTGTTCAGATAGATTCCGACCGTAAAGGCTCCATACCGCCAAAGGAGTGGCAGGATGTAAAACAGCGCCTCTTCAACATGGACAAGCATGAAAGGCCGAAGGTAGTGGTCTCGGTGCTGATGCTGCGGGAGGGGTTTGATGTAAGCAATATATGTGTGATCGTCCCCCTGCGCTCAACCCAGTCGCCTATTCTCCTGGAGCAGATTATAGGGCGGGGTCTGCGCCTCATGTGGCGGGAGCCGGATTATCAGGACATCAAGAATGAAAACAGGGTCAGGCTGCTCCAGAAAAAGCAGGAGCCTTCCAACTACCTCGATATCCTGAGCATCGTCGAACACCCCGCATTTATTGAGTTCTACGATGACTTAGTTGAGGAAGGTCTCATCGGTGAATCTCGTGAATTGCCAGGCAGTCGTGAGAGTGTGCTCGGTGATATTATCAGGGTAGGACTGAAGGAGAATTATAAGGATTATGATCTTTACTGGCCTATTATCGTGCAGGACAAAGAAGAGATACTTCAGGTGATGGATCCTTCGGTAGCCTATTTTGCAGAATTCGATTGGTACACTCTGGAGCAACTTAAAAAGATGGCCCCCAAGAATGGCGAGGCCTTTTTTTCGGAAGAGGTAACTGTAAAGACACGATTCGGGGATTACAAAGTAACTGCAGACCTATTTACCGCAAAAAGCTACAACGAGTTTCTGGCAAAGATAGTTAAGGTTGTTACCAGTTCCCTTGTCAAAGTAAGCCAGAGAACCACAAAAGACTATCCCGTCATGCAGATAAATAATGTAGCGCTGGTGAGGGCAATTGATGAATTCATAAGAACCCGCCTTTTCAAGCAACCATTTGATCCCTTTGTTGACAACAACTGGAGAGTCCTCCTTCTATCCAAGACTGGCATAACGGAGCATATAATTAAAGAGGTAAGCCAGACGATTTACGACATGCAAAACAATATTCAAGTCGAAGAGGCCGTTGTGCTCAAAAAGTATTTCTCAGAAGTTGAAGAATTGAAGATGCGGGGAAATTTTTCCCTTCCCGTGGCCAAGACCATCTACGAACGGCTGCCGTACCCTTCAAATAAGGGAGAACTGGAGAAAAACTTCATCCTGTATTGCGACAGCGATTCCGGCGTGGACCGCTTCCTGAAGATAAACGAAAACCAGCACCATTTTGCCCATTTTAACTATATCCGCACAGACGGGATGCTGTCTTCATATTATCCTGATTTTATTGTAAAGACTGGCCCGGACATGTACCTTGTGGAGACGAAGGCACAAAAGGATGTCCAGGATCTGAACGTGAAACAGAAAGAGCTAGGGGCACTGGACAGGCTGCGGAAGATAAACGAGCTTAAGCCGGAGGACAGGATGGAATCTGAATGGAAGTATGCCATTCTCGGCGATACAACTTTTTACTCTATGAGAGATCGTGGCGCATCCGTCAAAGAGATATTGGAGTTCTCAAAACTGACGAGGGAAAGGATTAGGGGGACCTTGTTTTAA
- a CDS encoding ATP-binding protein: MKLTREREEAILNEPTSNIDDWSAVIVLGATIGDLDPSAIATARENYKNKFPDKATEVDTWDDVTFLNKAKVTIKGKITRTAIILLGKEESEHFISPAEAKIRWLLKDAKGNNKDYRIEACPLLLAVDKIYSRIRKLKYRYIKDGTLFPDEVDQYEPYVIREAINNCIAHQDYTKGGRINVVEMEDQLIFTNLGSFIPGSVEKVVHENAPEEHYRNKFLATAMFNLKMVDTAGGGIRKMFNFQRERYFPMPEYDLSEGKVKVTITGKVLDMEYARVSAQNKDLSLAEIIMLDKVQKKKKLTPAEEKYLRDKKLIEGRKPNYYISAKVAQKTGQKAAYTKNKPFDKAYYLDLIEKAIREHGHVERNDVDELLWNKLPEWMNDKQKKIKINNLLAELRRKNRIRNDGSDTKSKWVLIAS, from the coding sequence GTGAAACTCACAAGAGAAAGAGAAGAGGCAATTCTAAATGAGCCTACAAGCAATATAGACGACTGGAGCGCTGTTATTGTGTTAGGCGCGACTATAGGAGACCTTGATCCGTCGGCAATTGCAACGGCACGGGAAAACTATAAAAACAAGTTTCCTGATAAAGCCACAGAAGTGGATACATGGGATGATGTCACTTTTCTAAACAAGGCCAAAGTTACTATCAAAGGCAAGATAACCCGCACAGCCATTATCCTGCTTGGAAAAGAGGAGTCCGAGCATTTTATCAGTCCCGCTGAAGCAAAGATACGCTGGCTGCTGAAAGATGCTAAGGGCAACAATAAAGATTACCGGATTGAAGCATGCCCTTTATTGCTGGCTGTTGATAAGATTTACAGCAGGATCAGGAAGCTGAAATATCGCTATATAAAAGACGGGACCCTGTTTCCTGACGAAGTAGATCAATATGAGCCGTATGTAATCCGTGAAGCCATTAATAACTGCATTGCCCATCAGGACTATACCAAGGGAGGCAGAATTAATGTTGTTGAAATGGAAGATCAACTGATATTCACCAACTTGGGCAGTTTTATTCCAGGCTCAGTCGAAAAAGTGGTTCACGAAAATGCGCCTGAAGAGCATTACCGCAACAAGTTTCTGGCAACAGCCATGTTCAATCTGAAGATGGTAGATACTGCTGGCGGCGGCATCCGTAAGATGTTCAATTTTCAGAGGGAGCGTTACTTCCCCATGCCGGAATACGATTTATCTGAAGGAAAAGTGAAAGTAACCATCACGGGAAAGGTATTGGATATGGAATATGCCCGTGTATCGGCGCAAAACAAGGACTTATCGTTAGCTGAAATCATCATGCTTGATAAGGTGCAAAAGAAGAAAAAGCTCACACCAGCAGAAGAAAAATATTTGAGAGATAAAAAACTAATCGAAGGCAGAAAACCCAATTACTATATTTCGGCCAAAGTAGCTCAAAAGACAGGTCAGAAAGCTGCTTATACCAAGAACAAGCCTTTTGATAAGGCATATTATTTAGACCTTATCGAAAAAGCTATTAGAGAACATGGTCATGTAGAAAGAAATGATGTAGATGAACTGTTATGGAATAAACTGCCGGAATGGATGAATGATAAACAGAAAAAAATAAAGATAAACAATCTGTTGGCTGAACTTAGAAGGAAGAACAGGATCAGAAATGATGGGAGCGATACAAAATCAAAATGGGTTCTAATAGCATCGTAA
- a CDS encoding site-specific DNA-methyltransferase, whose amino-acid sequence MPESLIEQLPKIVAEGKKEVEKILERLSGPNKLALQTNEYVLPSKDKSGLFRGQITELNEKEWHNRLIYGDNLLVMQALLAGDPATGLPSMRGKIDLIYIDPPFDSKADYRTKITLPSVSKISPNPSFPKRGTEDATPPLANGHTTQLPPLAKGGRGDLSVTIEQKPTVLEQFAYSDTWKDGTVSYLQMIYPRLVLMRELLSDQGSIYVHLDWHVGHYVKVLMDEVFGKDNFRNEVVWKRSTAHSDSGTFGTVHDVILFYTKTNSDWIWNQQYSPYTEEYINNQFRYTDESGRRYRSGDLSAAGLSGGGYEYEWKGIKRLWRCPPATMEKLEHEGKLTYTGKGLVRLKIYLDEMPGLPTQSIWDDVNRIHHLANERLDYGTQKPEALLERIIKASSNEQSIVADFFGGSGTTGAVAERLGRRWIVSDIGKPAIMVSRKRLIDQESRPFIYQSIGDYQKEAFASSRIYRRIGDLSNVVLNLYGALPFPDEQNPNRNLGYLKNSRTLVMVDSPSKITGHATLKRAQEMRGSFLGGWEKVVVLGWNFAFDIATIIRSLNDERLEVLVIPPDLLDKLKSKSSYQSLLKNGKIRFSSLQYLSIKKPVVSSYSSDIDEIRIELDNYILLSPDALPLDEENREKLQEVMAMEPLALIEYWSVDPDYDGETFRSKWQDYRGNTENDDDPFRVVKDVRILAPKVKGKRRICVKAVDVFGFESVVVVEVG is encoded by the coding sequence ATGCCTGAGTCATTAATAGAACAGCTTCCCAAAATAGTTGCCGAGGGTAAGAAGGAAGTTGAAAAGATACTCGAGCGGTTGTCGGGGCCGAACAAGCTGGCCTTGCAGACCAATGAGTATGTATTGCCGTCCAAGGACAAGTCGGGGTTGTTCCGGGGACAGATAACAGAGTTGAACGAAAAGGAATGGCACAACCGGCTTATCTATGGCGACAATCTGCTGGTGATGCAGGCGCTTCTTGCCGGGGACCCGGCTACGGGACTTCCTTCCATGCGTGGGAAGATTGACCTTATTTATATAGACCCGCCCTTTGACAGCAAGGCGGATTACCGCACAAAAATCACCTTACCGTCTGTTTCGAAAATCTCCCCTAACCCCTCTTTTCCAAAGAGGGGAACCGAAGATGCTACCCCCCCCTTAGCAAATGGGCACACAACACAACTCCCCCCTTTAGCAAAGGGGGGCAGGGGGGATTTGTCTGTTACCATCGAGCAGAAACCCACAGTCCTTGAGCAGTTTGCCTATTCCGACACATGGAAGGACGGGACCGTCAGCTATCTGCAAATGATCTATCCGCGCCTTGTCCTGATGCGGGAGCTTCTGAGCGACCAAGGGTCCATATATGTGCATCTTGACTGGCATGTGGGGCATTATGTGAAGGTGCTGATGGATGAGGTGTTTGGGAAAGACAATTTTAGAAATGAAGTCGTATGGAAAAGGTCAACAGCACACTCCGACTCAGGTACCTTTGGCACGGTCCATGATGTTATTCTTTTTTATACTAAGACGAATTCAGATTGGATTTGGAATCAACAGTATTCGCCATATACTGAAGAGTATATCAATAATCAGTTTAGATACACTGATGAGAGTGGAAGGCGTTATCGGTCTGGAGATTTATCGGCAGCAGGATTAAGTGGCGGTGGATACGAATATGAATGGAAGGGGATTAAACGACTATGGCGTTGCCCGCCTGCCACGATGGAAAAGCTTGAGCATGAAGGGAAGCTAACATATACAGGAAAGGGACTGGTTCGATTAAAAATATATTTAGATGAAATGCCGGGGCTGCCTACTCAAAGCATCTGGGACGATGTTAATCGGATACATCACTTAGCTAACGAACGACTCGATTATGGTACTCAAAAACCCGAAGCCCTGCTCGAACGTATAATCAAGGCTTCTTCAAACGAACAATCCATCGTTGCTGACTTCTTCGGAGGTTCCGGCACAACCGGCGCAGTGGCCGAAAGGCTTGGTCGCAGGTGGATCGTATCGGACATCGGGAAACCCGCCATAATGGTTTCCAGAAAGCGGCTCATTGACCAGGAAAGCAGACCGTTTATCTATCAATCCATTGGTGACTACCAGAAGGAGGCCTTTGCATCGTCCCGCATATACCGGCGCATTGGCGACCTTTCCAATGTGGTCTTAAACCTCTACGGCGCTCTGCCTTTCCCCGATGAACAGAATCCGAACAGGAACCTCGGCTATCTCAAGAACAGCAGGACTTTGGTGATGGTGGATTCCCCTTCCAAGATCACCGGCCATGCGACGCTGAAACGGGCGCAGGAGATGAGGGGGTCTTTCCTTGGCGGGTGGGAAAAGGTCGTTGTTCTTGGCTGGAACTTCGCCTTTGACATAGCAACCATAATCAGGAGCCTGAATGATGAAAGGCTTGAGGTATTGGTCATCCCGCCGGACCTCCTGGATAAACTTAAAAGCAAATCGAGCTATCAGAGCCTTCTCAAGAACGGAAAGATACGCTTTTCATCGCTTCAATACCTTTCTATCAAGAAGCCGGTTGTCAGCAGCTATTCCTCGGACATTGATGAAATAAGGATTGAGCTGGACAATTACATCCTCCTTTCCCCTGACGCCCTTCCCCTCGATGAGGAGAACAGGGAGAAGCTCCAGGAGGTCATGGCAATGGAGCCGCTAGCCTTGATTGAATACTGGAGCGTTGATCCCGATTACGACGGAGAGACCTTCCGCAGCAAGTGGCAGGACTACCGGGGAAATACCGAAAACGACGACGACCCGTTCCGGGTTGTGAAAGATGTGCGCATACTGGCCCCGAAGGTAAAGGGGAAGCGAAGGATTTGCGTAAAGGCCGTTGATGTCTTCGGGTTTGAGAGCGTGGTGGTGGTGGAGGTGGGATAG